One window of the Lysobacter sp. S4-A87 genome contains the following:
- the nadD gene encoding nicotinate-nucleotide adenylyltransferase has product MTLRIYYGGTFDPVHCGHLAVACAVRDALAAQVHLIPAADPPHKDATHADAWARARMLDLALAGEAGLKVDRRELRREGPSYTVDTLRELRQELGPGAPIVWMLGGDSLLQLHTWHRWQELFEFAHVLAVARPGSHLDVATIGEQSPRVHAEVVSRWREATELSQAPAGGFAAFELGVQRPESSTELRRRIAAGEAWQDWVPAAVAEYIRRHGLYAVRDVTPAPL; this is encoded by the coding sequence TGGCGGTGGCCTGCGCCGTCCGTGACGCGCTGGCGGCGCAGGTGCACCTGATCCCCGCGGCCGACCCGCCGCACAAGGACGCGACCCACGCCGATGCCTGGGCGCGTGCGCGCATGCTCGACCTGGCGCTGGCCGGGGAGGCGGGGCTCAAGGTCGATCGCAGGGAGCTGCGCCGGGAAGGGCCGTCCTATACGGTCGACACCCTGCGCGAGCTGCGCCAGGAGCTGGGCCCGGGTGCGCCGATCGTGTGGATGCTCGGCGGCGATTCGCTGCTGCAGTTGCACACCTGGCACCGCTGGCAGGAACTGTTCGAATTCGCGCACGTCCTGGCCGTGGCACGGCCGGGATCGCACCTGGACGTGGCCACGATCGGTGAGCAGTCGCCGCGGGTCCATGCCGAGGTGGTTTCGCGCTGGCGCGAGGCCACTGAACTCTCGCAAGCCCCTGCAGGCGGCTTCGCGGCGTTCGAACTGGGCGTGCAGCGCCCCGAGTCATCCACCGAGCTGCGCCGCCGGATCGCCGCTGGCGAGGCCTGGCAGGACTGGGTGCCGGCCGCGGTGGCCGAGTACATCCGCCGTCACGGGCTGTATGCCGTCCGGGACGTCACACCCGCTCCGTTATAA
- the rsfS gene encoding ribosome silencing factor: MSTEAQVIKTRLPDPPPPVDLLLKTVHAAVEELKAKDVVEIDVRGKSSVTDYMVIASGTSTRHVKSIANEVVKFAKNLDVQPLGVEGEREAEWVLVDLGDVVVHVMLPRVREFYALERLWTVGDQPPGMEEDEEYEVGYGRRR; the protein is encoded by the coding sequence TTGAGTACCGAAGCACAAGTCATCAAGACCCGCTTGCCCGACCCGCCGCCGCCGGTAGATCTCCTGCTCAAGACGGTCCACGCCGCGGTCGAGGAACTGAAGGCCAAGGATGTCGTCGAGATCGATGTGCGCGGCAAGAGCAGCGTCACCGATTACATGGTGATCGCTTCGGGTACCTCGACGCGCCATGTCAAGTCGATCGCCAACGAAGTGGTCAAGTTCGCCAAGAACCTGGACGTCCAGCCGCTGGGCGTGGAAGGCGAGCGCGAAGCCGAATGGGTGCTGGTCGATCTGGGCGATGTCGTCGTCCATGTGATGCTGCCGCGCGTTCGCGAGTTCTATGCGCTTGAGCGTCTGTGGACGGTTGGCGACCAGCCGCCGGGCATGGAAGAGGACGAGGAATACGAGGTCGGTTACGGCCGGCGGCGCTGA
- a CDS encoding alkaline phosphatase PhoX — protein MNALDLSRRQVLKGGAAAMAVGAMGSLGALYSRQALAAGDPTRLAPIPGRYGPLAPVADRATGLPLLQLPRGFSYRSFGWSGDVMSDGQPCPDRHDGMAVVGLRRPGSGPRDNRHHHGGDHGRGHELVLIRNHERGAATPINAPGMYDSGDIGGGQVAGGGTTTMTWRHGEWRSIEASLGGTLVNCAGGPTPWGSWLSCEEIKTDAVSSTGKKHGYVFEVHAEAERTSGRPLIGLGRFSHEAVAIDPRTGVVYLTEDDRNKAGLYRFIPNDRAGRYGSLEHGGRLQAARVRRQPNADLTVAAIGDEYALEWVDIPDPDLDSIAAPSGFPDISAGETLSGPFAQAWSAGALRMSRGEGIWHSYGKMFIVDTSTGVDAQGRKGRGNGAVWVLDLLTQRMRALFVSGNQLAAHNPDNITVSGRGGVLLCEDGGESPDQYGPGARLIGLTRQGESFYFCKNNIELTSTQISNAGKVIPEGDYRDSEFCGACWDPFSQTLFVNIQTPGITVAITGPWERGHL, from the coding sequence ATGAATGCGTTGGATCTCTCCCGCCGCCAGGTCCTCAAAGGTGGCGCCGCCGCCATGGCGGTTGGCGCCATGGGCAGCCTTGGCGCGTTGTACTCGCGTCAGGCGCTGGCCGCCGGCGACCCTACCCGACTTGCCCCGATTCCCGGCCGCTACGGCCCGCTCGCGCCGGTCGCCGACCGCGCCACCGGCCTGCCGCTGCTGCAGTTGCCGCGCGGCTTCAGTTATCGCTCCTTCGGTTGGAGCGGCGATGTGATGAGCGATGGCCAACCCTGCCCCGATCGCCACGACGGCATGGCCGTGGTCGGCTTGCGCCGCCCTGGTTCGGGACCGCGCGACAACAGGCACCACCATGGCGGCGACCACGGCCGCGGCCACGAACTCGTGTTGATCCGCAACCACGAACGCGGCGCTGCAACCCCGATCAACGCACCGGGCATGTATGACAGCGGCGACATCGGCGGCGGCCAGGTCGCCGGCGGTGGCACCACGACGATGACCTGGCGCCACGGCGAATGGCGCAGCATCGAGGCCAGCCTCGGCGGCACCCTGGTCAACTGCGCCGGCGGCCCTACTCCCTGGGGCAGTTGGCTGAGCTGCGAGGAAATCAAGACCGATGCAGTGTCGAGCACCGGCAAGAAGCACGGCTACGTCTTCGAAGTGCACGCCGAAGCCGAGCGCACCAGCGGCAGGCCGCTGATCGGCCTGGGCCGCTTCAGCCATGAAGCCGTCGCCATCGATCCGCGCACCGGCGTCGTCTACCTGACCGAGGACGACCGCAACAAGGCCGGCCTGTATCGCTTCATCCCCAACGACCGCGCCGGCCGTTACGGCTCGCTCGAACACGGCGGCCGCCTGCAGGCCGCGCGCGTGCGTCGCCAGCCCAACGCCGACCTCACCGTCGCGGCGATCGGCGACGAGTACGCACTGGAATGGGTCGACATCCCCGATCCGGACCTGGACAGCATCGCCGCCCCGTCCGGCTTCCCCGACATTTCCGCAGGCGAGACCCTCAGCGGCCCGTTCGCACAGGCCTGGAGCGCGGGCGCGCTGCGCATGAGTCGCGGCGAAGGCATCTGGCACAGCTACGGCAAGATGTTCATCGTCGACACCAGCACCGGCGTCGACGCACAGGGCCGCAAGGGCCGCGGCAACGGCGCGGTGTGGGTGCTCGACCTGCTCACCCAGCGCATGCGCGCACTGTTCGTCAGCGGCAACCAGCTGGCCGCGCACAATCCCGACAACATCACGGTGAGCGGCCGCGGCGGCGTACTGCTGTGCGAGGACGGCGGCGAAAGCCCGGACCAGTACGGCCCCGGTGCAAGACTGATCGGGCTGACCCGGCAGGGCGAGTCGTTCTACTTCTGCAAAAACAACATCGAACTGACTTCGACCCAGATCAGCAATGCCGGCAAGGTCATTCCCGAAGGCGATTACCGCGACAGCGAATTCTGCGGCGCATGCTGGGATCCTTTCAGCCAGACGCTGTTCGTCAACATCCAGACGCCTGGGATCACGGTGGCGATCACGGGGCCGTGGGAGCGCGGGCACCTTTGA
- the rlmH gene encoding 23S rRNA (pseudouridine(1915)-N(3))-methyltransferase RlmH, whose product MKAKLIAVGERAPRWVAEGFGEYQKRLSHWLPLELVEIEPGLRGKGRDAARATQDEGARVLAALPKNACVVTLDGRGRTWSSEQLAQRLEHWRGQGRDLALLIGGPEGHAPDVIARGDESWSLGPLTLPHMLVRLVAAEQLYRAAALLANHPYHRA is encoded by the coding sequence ATGAAAGCGAAACTGATCGCCGTCGGTGAACGTGCCCCACGCTGGGTGGCCGAGGGTTTCGGCGAGTATCAAAAGCGCCTGTCGCACTGGCTTCCGCTGGAGCTGGTCGAGATCGAACCCGGCCTGCGCGGCAAGGGCCGCGATGCCGCGCGCGCAACCCAGGACGAAGGCGCACGCGTGCTGGCCGCGTTGCCGAAGAATGCCTGCGTGGTCACCCTCGATGGTCGCGGCCGCACCTGGTCGTCCGAGCAGCTGGCGCAGCGGCTGGAGCATTGGCGAGGGCAGGGTCGCGATCTGGCTTTACTGATCGGTGGTCCTGAAGGGCATGCGCCGGACGTGATCGCGCGCGGTGACGAATCGTGGTCGCTTGGGCCGCTGACGCTGCCGCACATGCTGGTGCGCCTGGTCGCCGCCGAGCAGTTGTATCGGGCGGCGGCGTTGCTGGCGAACCATCCGTATCACCGCGCCTGA
- a CDS encoding energy transducer TonB — MSNAIALRHQAGSFHAPELDGSRIAAGAGAIAVNAVIAMLLMVPLADYTPPVEETAIQVIEILPRKMVETPPPEKVTIERTPPQPTSTSSQRLAPADVAVTEAVVDAQPGDEALPPLDRGTPDGSVGEPAQPASASVLQALSAPAPAYPREAVRQGLVGTVELEILVGIDGRPLEVRVVRSSGHRALDQAARRAVLTQWTFQPAFRDGQAVQALGRVPIEFKLDR; from the coding sequence ATGTCGAATGCCATTGCCCTGCGTCACCAGGCCGGTTCGTTCCACGCCCCCGAACTCGACGGCAGCCGGATCGCTGCCGGCGCCGGCGCGATCGCCGTCAATGCGGTGATCGCCATGCTGCTGATGGTGCCGCTGGCGGATTACACGCCGCCGGTGGAGGAAACCGCCATCCAGGTCATCGAGATCCTGCCGCGCAAAATGGTCGAGACGCCGCCGCCCGAGAAGGTGACGATCGAACGGACGCCGCCCCAGCCCACGTCCACGTCATCGCAACGACTGGCGCCGGCGGACGTTGCCGTTACCGAAGCCGTGGTCGACGCCCAGCCGGGTGATGAAGCGTTGCCGCCGCTGGATCGCGGCACTCCGGACGGGTCGGTGGGCGAGCCGGCGCAGCCGGCCAGCGCGTCGGTGTTGCAGGCGTTGTCGGCACCCGCGCCGGCCTACCCGCGCGAGGCTGTGCGGCAGGGCCTGGTGGGCACGGTCGAGCTGGAGATACTGGTCGGCATCGACGGCCGTCCGCTGGAAGTGCGCGTGGTCCGCAGCAGCGGCCATCGCGCCCTCGATCAGGCGGCCAGGCGTGCGGTGCTGACGCAGTGGACGTTCCAGCCGGCGTTCCGCGATGGCCAGGCGGTGCAGGCGCTGGGGCGCGTGCCGATCGAGTTCAAGCTGGATCGTTGA
- a CDS encoding SIMPL domain-containing protein — translation MSQLSTRMKSTPTKSSRLALRPLVLAAALAFGAIPAVSPAQTTPYVATDGTLLSVSAQAETRRAPDIATLSTGVVTQAADANSAMRANAEQMTKVVSAIKAAGIAERDIQTSGVNLNPQYKYGENQPPTITGYQAQNTVNITVRDIGKLGKIMDALAATGANQINGPTFDIDEANKGEAYDEARRAAVEKAQTRAQMYAKTLGLKVRRIVSISEGGSFAPPRPMPMMAMARGKEAFDSTPIAAGENTLSVSLDIVFELGN, via the coding sequence ATGTCCCAGCTGTCCACCCGGATGAAGTCCACGCCGACCAAGTCTTCCCGCCTCGCCCTGCGGCCGCTCGTGCTGGCCGCCGCCCTCGCCTTCGGAGCCATCCCCGCCGTGAGTCCCGCCCAGACCACACCGTACGTTGCGACCGACGGAACCCTGCTGTCGGTGTCGGCCCAGGCCGAGACCCGCCGCGCACCGGACATCGCCACCCTTTCCACCGGCGTGGTGACCCAGGCCGCCGACGCCAATTCGGCCATGCGCGCCAATGCCGAGCAGATGACCAAGGTGGTTTCGGCAATCAAGGCCGCCGGCATTGCCGAACGCGACATCCAGACCAGCGGCGTCAACCTCAACCCGCAGTACAAGTACGGCGAGAACCAGCCGCCGACGATCACCGGCTACCAGGCCCAGAACACCGTCAACATCACCGTCCGCGACATCGGCAAGCTCGGCAAGATCATGGATGCGCTGGCCGCCACCGGCGCCAACCAGATCAACGGCCCGACTTTCGACATCGACGAGGCGAACAAGGGCGAGGCCTACGACGAGGCGCGCCGTGCCGCGGTCGAGAAGGCGCAGACCCGCGCGCAGATGTACGCCAAGACGTTGGGCCTGAAGGTCCGCCGCATCGTCAGCATCAGCGAGGGCGGCAGTTTCGCGCCGCCGCGGCCGATGCCGATGATGGCGATGGCCCGCGGCAAGGAAGCCTTTGACAGCACGCCGATCGCCGCGGGCGAGAACACTCTGTCGGTCAGCCTCGACATCGTCTTCGAACTGGGCAACTGA
- a CDS encoding Maf family nucleotide pyrophosphatase, with protein MLYLASKSPRRHELLGRLLSSQPGLEFGVLDLDIPEHPQPGEPAESYVRRVAREKAGAGLLRVVGNPSAVVLGSDTEVVLDDEVFGKPADDADAAAMLRRLSGRTHQVISAVSLVSPSREAQAVSVSEVTFAQLSQSQIDDYVASGEPHGRAGAYAIQGLAEAFTTRLSGSYSGVMGLPLYETATLLRQFGVLK; from the coding sequence ATGCTTTACCTCGCCTCCAAATCCCCCCGCCGGCACGAGTTGCTGGGCCGGCTCCTGTCGAGCCAGCCCGGCCTGGAGTTCGGCGTGCTCGACCTCGACATCCCCGAGCACCCGCAGCCCGGCGAGCCGGCCGAATCCTACGTGCGCCGCGTCGCCCGCGAGAAGGCCGGAGCCGGCCTGCTCAGGGTGGTGGGCAACCCCAGCGCGGTCGTGCTCGGCTCCGACACCGAGGTCGTGCTCGACGATGAAGTGTTCGGCAAGCCGGCCGACGATGCCGATGCCGCGGCGATGCTGCGCAGGCTCTCCGGACGCACCCACCAGGTGATCTCGGCAGTGTCGCTGGTTTCGCCGTCGCGCGAGGCGCAGGCCGTCTCGGTTTCCGAAGTCACCTTCGCCCAGCTCAGCCAGTCGCAGATCGACGACTACGTTGCCAGCGGCGAGCCGCACGGGCGCGCGGGCGCGTACGCGATCCAGGGACTGGCCGAAGCGTTCACCACGCGCCTGTCCGGCAGCTACTCGGGCGTGATGGGATTGCCGCTGTACGAAACTGCCACCTTGCTGCGCCAGTTCGGAGTGTTGAAGTGA
- the rng gene encoding ribonuclease G: MTEEILVNVTPRETRVAVVENGMLQELHIERGWRRGVVGNIYKGKVQRVMPGMQAAFVEIGLERAAFLHAADIVKPVPVAEGASEGEEAPLPPTPTRPIAELLREGQDIIVQVVKDPIGSKGARLTTQLSIPSRYLVLLPRTRVVGVSARIEDEAERARLKSHITSLAPSGDSHGYIVRTNAEGQPEEQLAEDVAYLGRVWGLIEERSRSARVGERVYEDLNLPLRAVRDLMRKDVEKVRVDSRETCERLRVFAAQYMPGLDEKIEHYTGARPIFDLYGVEDEIQRALDKEVPLKSGGYLVIDQTEAMTTVDINTGSFLGQRNLEETVYRTNLEAAQSVARQLRLRNLGGIIIIDFIDMTDSEHKRQVLRQLEKSLARDHAKTTVYEFSPLGLVEMTRKRTTESLERQLSEACHECGGRGTLKTPETVTYEIFRDIVRQVRQFDAQRLLVIASPKVVARITDEESAAVAELEEFLAKSIRFQADDQYAQEQFDVVLL; the protein is encoded by the coding sequence GTGACCGAAGAAATACTGGTCAACGTTACGCCCCGCGAAACCCGCGTTGCCGTCGTCGAAAACGGCATGCTCCAGGAACTGCACATCGAACGCGGCTGGCGCCGCGGTGTCGTCGGCAACATCTACAAGGGCAAGGTCCAGCGGGTCATGCCGGGCATGCAGGCGGCGTTTGTCGAGATCGGGCTGGAGCGCGCGGCGTTCCTGCACGCGGCCGACATCGTCAAGCCGGTGCCGGTCGCCGAAGGCGCCAGCGAAGGCGAGGAGGCCCCCCTGCCGCCGACGCCGACGCGGCCGATCGCCGAGCTGCTGCGCGAGGGCCAGGACATCATCGTTCAGGTGGTCAAGGACCCGATCGGCAGCAAGGGCGCGCGACTCACCACCCAGCTGAGCATTCCCTCGCGCTACCTGGTGCTGCTGCCGCGCACGCGCGTGGTCGGCGTGTCGGCGCGCATCGAGGACGAGGCCGAGCGTGCCCGCCTGAAATCGCACATCACCTCGCTGGCGCCGTCCGGCGACAGCCACGGCTACATCGTGCGCACCAACGCCGAAGGCCAGCCGGAGGAACAGCTGGCCGAGGACGTGGCCTACCTGGGCCGGGTCTGGGGCCTGATCGAGGAGCGCTCGCGCAGCGCCCGCGTCGGCGAGCGCGTGTATGAAGACCTGAACCTGCCGCTGCGCGCGGTGCGCGACCTGATGCGCAAGGACGTCGAGAAGGTGCGCGTGGACTCGCGCGAGACCTGCGAGCGCCTGCGCGTGTTCGCGGCGCAGTACATGCCCGGCCTGGACGAGAAGATCGAGCATTACACCGGTGCCCGCCCGATCTTCGACCTGTACGGCGTCGAGGACGAGATCCAGCGCGCACTGGACAAGGAAGTGCCGCTGAAGTCCGGCGGCTATCTGGTGATCGACCAGACCGAGGCGATGACCACGGTCGACATCAATACCGGTTCCTTCCTCGGCCAGCGCAACCTGGAGGAAACGGTGTACCGCACCAACCTCGAGGCGGCGCAGTCGGTGGCACGCCAGCTGCGCCTGCGCAACCTCGGCGGCATCATCATCATCGACTTCATCGACATGACCGATTCCGAGCACAAGCGCCAGGTGCTGCGGCAGTTGGAAAAGTCGCTGGCGCGCGACCACGCCAAGACCACGGTGTACGAGTTCTCGCCGCTGGGCCTGGTCGAGATGACGCGCAAGCGCACCACCGAAAGCCTGGAGCGCCAGCTGTCGGAGGCGTGCCACGAGTGCGGCGGGCGCGGCACGCTGAAGACGCCGGAAACGGTGACGTACGAGATATTCCGCGACATCGTCCGCCAGGTGCGCCAGTTCGACGCGCAACGGCTGCTGGTGATCGCCTCGCCGAAAGTGGTCGCCCGCATCACCGACGAGGAGTCGGCGGCGGTGGCCGAGCTCGAAGAGTTCCTTGCCAAGTCGATCCGCTTCCAGGCCGACGACCAGTACGCGCAGGAGCAGTTTGATGTTGTCCTGCTCTGA
- a CDS encoding YhdP family protein, translated as MPTPMRRRLRIARRGLVYTTALVLVLIALVLAIASQLLPLAESNPKRVAAWLSERAGRPVSFDKVETDWTRRGPLLRLDNLRVGAGDEAFTVGDTEMLVSVYAGLLPGHAFSELRLRGLDLTLERSDDARWKVRGLPGQEQAARDPLSALEGLGELQVIGGKLTIMAPQLGIDARIPRIDLRLRVDGPRVRAGVRAWPSVGVPGAAMSPLDAVFDFDRKQGDGRAYLGTRRADLAAWGPLLQLAGVGSESGQGRAEAWAQLRGHRITEVIVDAALDRVGLRGAALANGSVPRVLFPHIETRARWRLVDGGWRADAPRLRIDSAGHAQKLDGLAIAGGTRYAIVADRIDAGPLLAAAALSDRLEPGLRQWLYSTAPQVSLQRIEVAGVRGGPMRTHARIAAFGFKPAGNAPGLSGLAGEFDGDADGFSLVLDPKSPMVFDWPRGFGVAQTVALQGLVSGWREGAGWRVGTPALAIKGNGFGVQARGGLWWQGDGSRPWIDIAADIDETQVPVAKGFWIHHKMAPRVIEWLDSALQGGRLRNGHAVVSGDLDDWPFRDRNGRFEAVAQLEDAVVKFQPGWPAAEGLDADVAFIADGFTVEGHGRLAGVAIDQIRAGIDHYGGGALTVKAQGGADAAQLLALLRDSPLQHDHADTLNNVVAGGAARVGFDMNMPLVRGAVTDIGGTVELKDAKLADPRWKLAFDQVNGRAEYARGGFGAKDLRVRHDGQPGRLTLLAGDQYVSDKTHVFEADLDADMAIADLLDRAPEMAWLKPHVDGRSRWTVGIGIAKAAKGRAAPTMLQLRSDLVGTSLNLPAPLRKPAGDALAASIDAPLPMGSDDIRVTLGDLVSVRARSRDDAAGKSQTGVRIALGGARVDEAPPAHGLVATGRAPVLDAIDWVAMMYGGSGGGLALQRIDVTAQRLNLVGGAFADTRLIVVPAAQGATAVQVDGAALRGAVLIPAGEGAAIAGRFDRVYWRAPKAPAAATGAATPAPASPVPPAPAATAGNDGFNPARIPPLNIDIADLRMVDARLGEANLRTRPSSNGMRFEQLRMRSPGQNLDVSGDWSGRGAAARTQMDVKIDSKDLGALLGGFGMSQQLAGGIGTMHFAAGWNGSPADFNLATLEGSLDADLRDGRLLEVEPGAGRVLGLLSLAQLPRRLMLDFRDFFSKGFAFNHAGGKVRFSAGTAHSDAISIDGPAAQISISGSANLRAQSFDQTIEVRPKAGNLLTVAGAIAAGPVGAAIGAAANAVLQKPLGQMASRTYRVTGPWKEPKVEVVGSEQGRAQTTVPPSR; from the coding sequence ATGCCGACCCCCATGCGCCGCCGTCTGCGCATCGCCCGTCGCGGCCTGGTCTACACCACCGCGCTGGTGCTGGTGCTGATCGCGCTGGTGCTGGCCATCGCCAGCCAGTTGCTGCCGTTGGCGGAGAGCAACCCCAAGCGCGTCGCGGCATGGCTCAGTGAGCGTGCCGGCAGGCCGGTGTCGTTCGACAAGGTCGAGACGGACTGGACCCGGCGCGGGCCGCTGCTGCGACTGGACAACCTGCGCGTGGGTGCCGGCGATGAAGCCTTCACGGTCGGCGACACCGAAATGCTGGTGTCGGTGTACGCCGGCCTGCTGCCTGGCCATGCATTCTCGGAGCTGCGCCTGCGCGGCCTCGACCTGACCCTGGAGCGCAGCGACGACGCGCGCTGGAAGGTGCGCGGCCTGCCGGGCCAGGAACAGGCTGCACGCGATCCGCTGTCGGCGCTGGAAGGCCTGGGCGAGTTGCAGGTCATCGGCGGCAAGCTGACCATCATGGCGCCGCAGCTGGGCATCGACGCCCGCATTCCCCGCATCGACCTGCGCCTTCGCGTCGACGGCCCGCGCGTGCGCGCCGGCGTGCGCGCCTGGCCGAGCGTGGGCGTGCCTGGCGCGGCCATGTCGCCGCTGGACGCGGTGTTCGACTTCGATCGCAAGCAAGGTGATGGCAGGGCGTACCTGGGCACGCGCCGCGCCGACCTGGCCGCGTGGGGGCCGTTGCTGCAACTGGCCGGTGTCGGCAGCGAGTCCGGACAGGGACGCGCGGAAGCATGGGCGCAACTGCGTGGCCACCGCATTACCGAAGTCATCGTTGATGCGGCGCTCGACCGTGTCGGCCTGCGTGGCGCGGCATTGGCCAACGGCTCGGTGCCGCGCGTGTTGTTTCCGCACATCGAGACGCGGGCGCGCTGGCGCCTGGTCGATGGCGGCTGGCGCGCGGACGCACCCAGGCTGCGCATCGACAGTGCCGGCCACGCGCAGAAACTCGACGGCCTGGCCATCGCCGGCGGTACCCGTTACGCGATCGTGGCCGATCGTATCGACGCCGGCCCGCTCCTCGCTGCCGCCGCACTCAGCGATCGCCTCGAGCCGGGGCTGCGCCAGTGGCTCTACAGCACCGCGCCGCAGGTGTCGCTGCAGCGGATAGAAGTTGCCGGCGTGCGCGGTGGACCGATGCGCACGCATGCGCGCATCGCTGCATTCGGATTCAAGCCCGCCGGCAATGCTCCGGGCCTGAGCGGACTGGCCGGCGAGTTCGATGGCGATGCCGATGGCTTCAGCCTCGTGCTCGACCCCAAGTCGCCGATGGTGTTCGACTGGCCGCGCGGTTTCGGCGTCGCCCAGACCGTTGCCCTGCAGGGCCTGGTCAGCGGCTGGCGCGAGGGCGCTGGCTGGCGCGTCGGCACGCCGGCGCTTGCGATCAAGGGCAACGGTTTCGGCGTGCAGGCGCGTGGCGGACTGTGGTGGCAGGGCGATGGTTCGCGGCCCTGGATCGACATCGCCGCCGACATCGATGAAACCCAGGTGCCGGTCGCCAAGGGCTTCTGGATCCACCACAAGATGGCGCCGCGCGTGATCGAGTGGCTCGACTCGGCGCTGCAGGGCGGCCGCCTGCGCAACGGCCACGCGGTGGTGTCGGGCGACCTCGACGATTGGCCCTTCCGCGACCGCAACGGTCGCTTCGAGGCGGTGGCGCAGCTGGAAGATGCCGTCGTCAAGTTCCAGCCCGGTTGGCCGGCGGCGGAAGGACTCGATGCCGATGTCGCCTTCATTGCCGACGGTTTCACGGTCGAAGGCCACGGCAGGCTGGCCGGTGTCGCGATCGACCAGATTCGCGCGGGCATCGACCATTACGGTGGCGGCGCGTTGACGGTGAAGGCCCAGGGCGGCGCCGATGCCGCCCAGCTACTGGCACTGCTGCGCGACAGCCCGCTGCAGCACGATCACGCCGACACCCTGAACAACGTCGTGGCCGGTGGTGCCGCCCGCGTCGGCTTCGACATGAACATGCCACTGGTGCGCGGCGCGGTGACGGACATCGGCGGAACGGTCGAACTCAAGGACGCCAAGCTCGCCGACCCGCGCTGGAAGCTGGCCTTCGACCAGGTCAACGGTCGCGCCGAGTATGCGCGCGGCGGTTTTGGCGCGAAGGATCTGCGCGTACGCCACGACGGCCAGCCCGGGCGCCTGACCCTGCTTGCCGGCGACCAGTACGTGAGCGACAAGACGCACGTATTCGAGGCCGACCTCGACGCCGACATGGCCATCGCCGACCTACTCGATCGCGCACCGGAAATGGCCTGGCTCAAGCCGCACGTCGACGGTCGTTCGCGCTGGACGGTCGGCATCGGCATTGCGAAGGCGGCGAAGGGTCGTGCCGCGCCCACGATGCTGCAGCTTCGCTCGGACCTGGTCGGCACCTCGCTCAACCTGCCGGCGCCGCTGCGAAAGCCGGCTGGCGATGCGCTTGCCGCGTCGATCGATGCACCGCTGCCGATGGGAAGCGATGACATCCGCGTCACCCTCGGCGACCTTGTCTCGGTGCGCGCGCGCAGTCGCGACGACGCGGCGGGCAAGTCGCAGACCGGTGTGCGCATCGCCCTGGGCGGCGCGCGGGTCGACGAAGCGCCGCCGGCACACGGCCTGGTGGCGACCGGACGAGCTCCGGTGCTGGATGCAATCGACTGGGTTGCCATGATGTACGGCGGCAGTGGCGGCGGCCTTGCCCTGCAACGTATCGATGTCACCGCGCAGCGCCTCAACCTGGTGGGTGGCGCCTTCGCCGACACGCGCCTGATCGTCGTGCCGGCGGCACAGGGCGCCACCGCCGTGCAGGTCGATGGCGCCGCCTTGCGCGGTGCCGTGCTGATCCCCGCGGGTGAGGGTGCGGCCATCGCGGGACGGTTCGACCGCGTGTACTGGCGTGCGCCCAAGGCGCCCGCCGCAGCGACAGGCGCGGCCACGCCGGCGCCCGCTTCACCCGTGCCACCTGCACCCGCTGCGACGGCAGGCAACGATGGCTTCAATCCGGCAAGGATTCCGCCACTCAACATCGACATCGCCGACCTGCGCATGGTCGACGCGCGCCTGGGCGAGGCAAACCTGCGCACGCGGCCGTCCAGCAACGGCATGCGTTTCGAACAGCTGCGCATGCGCAGCCCCGGCCAGAACCTCGACGTCAGCGGCGACTGGAGCGGACGCGGCGCTGCCGCGCGCACGCAGATGGACGTGAAGATCGACAGCAAGGATCTTGGCGCGTTGCTGGGCGGCTTCGGCATGAGCCAGCAGCTGGCCGGCGGTATCGGCACGATGCACTTTGCGGCCGGCTGGAACGGCAGTCCCGCCGATTTCAACCTGGCAACGCTGGAAGGCTCGCTGGATGCCGACCTCCGTGACGGTCGCCTGCTCGAAGTCGAACCCGGTGCCGGTCGCGTGCTCGGCCTGCTCAGCCTGGCGCAGCTGCCGCGCCGGTTGATGCTGGATTTCCGCGACTTCTTCTCCAAGGGCTTTGCCTTCAATCACGCCGGCGGCAAGGTGCGTTTCAGCGCGGGCACCGCCCACAGCGACGCCATTTCCATCGACGGTCCGGCCGCGCAGATCAGCATCAGCGGCAGTGCCAACCTGCGCGCGCAGAGTTTCGACCAGACCATCGAAGTGCGGCCCAAGGCCGGCAACCTGTTGACCGTGGCCGGCGCGATTGCCGCGGGGCCGGTCGGCGCGGCAATTGGCGCTGCCGCCAATGCGGTGCTGCAGAAGCCGCTGGGGCAGATGGCCTCGCGCACCTACCGCGTCACCGGGCCGTGGAAAGAGCCCAAGGTCGAAGTGGTCGGAAGCGAGCAGGGCAGGGCCCAGACCACGGTGCCGCCCTCGCGTTGA